Proteins encoded by one window of Rhizobium sullae:
- a CDS encoding D-alanine--D-alanine ligase family protein — MQDSKLLSAAREVLSKSDLVLLAGGSSTERGGSLETKNALLPYLQKLCRSVEVVDPDEVDHLLSAVRQCDFVLNVVYGAGGEDGRIQGFLDTLRVPYSGPSVLASAIGMNKEVFVALLRAWGYPVPYGRLVTTLEDPRTWPGELQQSKVLVLKPIDEGSSLGIKMLDGQAASAEAISQIEPCDRSRWRLEEFIEGASGTVGIFQVGPEFVIGDAVVFDIPDGRRFFDDQLKIRPKSRILHGPAAERVRNDALMLYKQLNCKGLVRLDFIYRDSAPVYLEANTIPGLHPDSTAPLSFLSRFSFEDFLTLSTAAQIPPGQLMV; from the coding sequence ATGCAAGATTCAAAACTACTTTCGGCCGCACGAGAAGTTCTATCCAAGTCGGATTTGGTTCTTCTTGCTGGAGGTTCATCAACTGAGCGCGGAGGCTCTCTTGAAACCAAAAATGCACTATTGCCATACCTTCAAAAACTTTGCCGTTCAGTTGAAGTTGTGGACCCAGACGAGGTGGATCACTTGCTCAGTGCCGTCCGCCAATGCGACTTCGTGCTAAATGTTGTGTATGGCGCGGGAGGCGAAGACGGTAGGATCCAGGGATTCCTTGACACCCTACGTGTTCCATATTCCGGTCCATCAGTCCTAGCCTCTGCAATTGGAATGAACAAAGAAGTCTTTGTCGCATTGCTTCGAGCTTGGGGCTATCCAGTCCCTTACGGCCGTTTGGTAACAACGCTGGAAGATCCGCGCACCTGGCCAGGCGAACTCCAGCAATCGAAGGTGCTGGTCCTGAAACCAATTGATGAGGGGTCCAGCCTGGGAATCAAGATGTTGGATGGCCAGGCTGCATCTGCGGAGGCAATTAGCCAAATTGAACCTTGTGACCGCTCCAGATGGCGCCTTGAAGAATTCATCGAAGGAGCATCCGGTACCGTCGGTATCTTTCAGGTTGGCCCTGAGTTTGTTATTGGCGATGCCGTAGTGTTCGACATTCCAGACGGCCGGCGTTTTTTTGATGACCAGCTGAAGATTCGTCCCAAATCCAGGATACTCCATGGACCGGCGGCAGAACGTGTCCGCAATGATGCCCTGATGCTTTATAAGCAATTGAACTGCAAAGGGCTTGTACGGTTAGACTTTATCTACCGCGACAGTGCCCCCGTCTATCTAGAGGCAAATACAATTCCAGGGCTGCACCCTGACAGTACTGCGCCACTCTCCTTCCTATCGCGGTTCTCATTCGAAGACTTCCTCACACTGAGCACTGCTGCACAAATCCCCCCCGGGCAGCTAATGGTCTAA
- the dapF gene encoding diaminopimelate epimerase → MTHISFLSCPPPNALLGHWPFIKMHGLQNYFVILDSRNGPKCLDQGDIVRICDSHTGVGGEQLLTIEHASHEGYKAGAYAAMRIFNTDGKEVGACGNATRCVAHLLLEETGGDEVQIETRAGVLHCRKAGSMQISVTLGPISMDWRRIPLANYVDTLHLPLQSGPLKDGVALNIGNPHAVFFVDQLEELDMAHYAPVVQNDSLFPDGVNVGAAEVLDEQTLRLAVWERPGILTKSCGTGACVAAYAALKRGLMTSSRIVVHLSAGSLKIEILHGDMAVMTGPVAFCCHGFIEGGKVIWNH, encoded by the coding sequence ATGACACACATCAGCTTCCTTTCGTGCCCTCCACCAAATGCCTTGCTTGGGCATTGGCCGTTCATCAAGATGCATGGCCTGCAGAACTATTTCGTGATTTTAGATTCGCGGAACGGACCAAAATGTCTCGATCAGGGTGACATCGTCCGCATCTGCGATAGCCACACCGGTGTGGGAGGCGAGCAACTGCTCACCATTGAGCACGCCTCACACGAGGGATACAAGGCCGGTGCCTACGCGGCGATGAGGATCTTTAACACCGATGGCAAGGAGGTCGGCGCGTGCGGCAATGCCACTCGCTGCGTAGCACATCTACTCCTCGAGGAGACCGGCGGGGACGAGGTGCAGATTGAAACGCGAGCAGGCGTCCTTCACTGCCGCAAGGCGGGATCAATGCAGATCAGCGTCACGCTCGGGCCGATCAGTATGGACTGGCGCAGAATTCCCTTGGCCAACTATGTTGATACACTTCACCTACCCCTGCAAAGCGGACCACTAAAGGACGGTGTCGCACTCAACATTGGCAATCCGCATGCAGTCTTCTTCGTCGATCAACTCGAAGAGCTTGATATGGCGCACTATGCGCCCGTGGTGCAGAATGATTCGCTGTTTCCCGACGGCGTTAATGTGGGTGCAGCCGAAGTTCTCGACGAGCAGACGCTGCGACTTGCCGTCTGGGAGCGACCTGGGATATTGACCAAGTCATGTGGAACCGGCGCGTGCGTTGCCGCGTACGCTGCACTGAAACGAGGCCTCATGACCTCCAGCAGAATTGTCGTTCACCTTTCAGCTGGATCGCTGAAAATTGAGATTTTGCACGGAGACATGGCTGTCATGACCGGACCAGTCGCGTTTTGTTGCCATGGTTTTATAGAAGGGGGCAAGGTCATATGGAATCATTGA
- a CDS encoding transposase yields MADGEGFVGRCEVVEPRRGNRRWPNDLKARIVAESLQPGTRVVDVARRHDLLAHQLSDWRRQARQGLLALPAELMAGVPCEDSGAFVPAFVPLAITTEPKEAASPIPEPVEITSGIMTVEIGADLLVRAMRGTA; encoded by the coding sequence ATGGCGGATGGTGAGGGATTTGTTGGGCGATGCGAAGTTGTCGAGCCTCGTCGTGGAAACCGGCGATGGCCCAATGATCTGAAGGCGCGGATTGTAGCGGAGAGCCTTCAACCCGGTACGCGGGTTGTTGATGTTGCGCGTCGCCATGATCTGCTTGCGCACCAGCTATCGGACTGGCGCCGGCAGGCGCGTCAGGGACTTCTGGCGCTGCCTGCGGAACTGATGGCAGGGGTTCCTTGCGAGGATAGCGGAGCATTCGTGCCTGCCTTTGTGCCCCTGGCGATTACGACGGAGCCGAAGGAGGCTGCATCACCAATACCGGAGCCGGTCGAGATCACTTCGGGGATCATGACAGTAGAAATAGGCGCAGACCTCCTGGTGCGGGCGATGCGAGGGACGGCATGA
- the tnpB gene encoding IS66 family insertion sequence element accessory protein TnpB (TnpB, as the term is used for proteins encoded by IS66 family insertion elements, is considered an accessory protein, since TnpC, encoded by a neighboring gene, is a DDE family transposase.) translates to MIVAGQRLPILIATRPVDFRCGHQALALMVQTELKLDPHSGVTVVFRSKRGDRLKILVWDGTGMVLTYKILEQGSFAWPKVQDGTMRLSRAQYEALFEGSTGDELWRGG, encoded by the coding sequence ATGATCGTCGCGGGCCAACGATTGCCGATCCTGATCGCGACGCGGCCGGTGGACTTCCGCTGTGGCCACCAGGCGCTGGCATTGATGGTGCAGACCGAGTTGAAGCTTGATCCGCATTCCGGCGTCACCGTGGTCTTCCGGTCGAAGCGCGGCGATCGTCTGAAAATCCTGGTATGGGATGGCACCGGAATGGTGCTGACCTACAAAATCCTGGAACAGGGCAGTTTTGCCTGGCCCAAGGTGCAGGATGGAACGATGCGTCTTTCTCGGGCTCAATACGAAGCCTTGTTCGAAGGATCGACTGGCGACGAGTTATGGCGCGGCGGGTAA
- a CDS encoding cytochrome P450, which translates to MSGQSLPTLPMWRVDHIEPSPEMLALRANGPIHRVRFPSGHEGWWVTGYEEAKAVLSDAAFRPSGMPPAAFTPATVILGSPGWLGSHEGSEHARLRTIVAPAFSNRRVKLLAQQIEAIAAQLFETLAAQPQPADLRHYLSFPLPAMVISALMGVPYEDHAFFAELSDEVMTHQHESGPRSAALLAWGELRTYIRGKMRGKRQDPGDNLLTDLLAAVDQGKATEEEAIGLAAGILVAGHESTVAQIEFGLLAMSRHPHQRERLVGDPSLVDKAVEEILRMYPPGAGWDGIMRYPRTDVTIAGVHIPAESKVLVGLPATSFDPHHFDDPENFDIGRAEKPHLAFSYGPHYCIGEALARLELKVVFGSIFQRFPTLRLAVAPEELKLRKDIITGGFEEFPVLW; encoded by the coding sequence ATGTCCGGACAATCCTTGCCGACGCTGCCGATGTGGCGCGTCGATCACATCGAGCCCTCGCCCGAGATGTTGGCGTTACGCGCCAACGGTCCGATCCACCGCGTGCGCTTCCCGTCAGGGCATGAAGGCTGGTGGGTGACAGGCTACGAGGAAGCTAAGGCGGTACTGTCCGACGCGGCCTTTCGGCCCTCGGGAATGCCGCCGGCGGCATTCACCCCGGCTACGGTGATTCTCGGTTCGCCGGGGTGGCTGGGCTCGCACGAGGGCAGCGAGCATGCCCGCTTACGCACGATCGTGGCGCCGGCCTTCAGCAACCGCAGGGTGAAGCTGCTCGCGCAGCAGATCGAGGCGATCGCCGCGCAGTTGTTCGAGACGCTGGCGGCCCAGCCCCAGCCCGCCGACCTGCGACACTACCTCTCCTTTCCGCTTCCGGCCATGGTCATCAGCGCGCTGATGGGCGTACCCTACGAGGATCACGCCTTTTTCGCCGAGCTGTCCGACGAAGTGATGACGCACCAGCATGAAAGCGGCCCGCGTAGCGCGGCGCTCCTGGCCTGGGGAGAATTGCGCACCTACATTCGCGGCAAGATGCGAGGCAAGCGCCAGGATCCGGGCGACAACCTGCTGACGGATCTGCTCGCGGCGGTTGACCAGGGCAAGGCGACCGAGGAAGAGGCGATCGGCCTGGCCGCGGGGATACTAGTGGCGGGGCACGAGAGCACCGTCGCACAGATCGAATTCGGCCTGCTGGCCATGTCCCGCCATCCGCATCAGCGCGAACGCCTGGTCGGCGATCCATCCCTCGTGGACAAGGCGGTGGAGGAAATCCTTCGCATGTACCCGCCGGGCGCGGGCTGGGACGGCATCATGCGCTATCCGAGGACGGACGTGACGATCGCGGGCGTCCATATTCCCGCGGAGAGCAAGGTGCTGGTCGGCCTGCCGGCGACGTCATTCGATCCACACCATTTCGACGACCCGGAAAACTTCGACATCGGACGCGCCGAAAAACCGCACCTGGCGTTCTCCTACGGGCCGCACTACTGCATCGGCGAGGCGCTTGCCAGGCTGGAACTCAAGGTGGTGTTCGGTTCGATCTTCCAGCGCTTCCCCACGCTGCGCCTGGCCGTGGCGCCCGAAGAACTGAAGTTGCGCAAAGATATTATCACTGGCGGGTTCGAGGAGTTTCCGGTGCTCTGGTGA